One genomic region from Conexibacter woesei Iso977N encodes:
- a CDS encoding DUF6325 family protein, with amino-acid sequence MSGDAELDDMGPVDWIVLGWPGRRPDGGELAPMIVDLADRGIIRVLDIAFVAKGDDGSVEALDLDHLGADSPFAVFAGAASGLVDHADLEEAAAAMDPGDSAAILVYENRWAAPLAIALRRSGGLLLADGRIEIQALIAALDALEAASA; translated from the coding sequence ATGAGCGGTGACGCCGAGCTTGACGACATGGGCCCGGTCGACTGGATCGTGCTGGGCTGGCCGGGCAGGCGCCCGGACGGCGGTGAGCTGGCGCCGATGATCGTGGACCTGGCCGACAGGGGGATCATCCGAGTGCTGGACATCGCGTTCGTGGCCAAGGGCGACGACGGCTCCGTCGAGGCGCTCGACCTCGACCACCTGGGCGCCGACAGCCCGTTCGCGGTCTTCGCGGGCGCGGCCTCGGGCCTGGTCGACCACGCCGACCTCGAGGAGGCGGCGGCCGCGATGGATCCCGGCGACTCCGCCGCGATCCTCGTCTACGAGAACCGCTGGGCGGCGCCGCTGGCGATCGCGCTGCGCCGCTCGGGCGGGCTGCTGCTCGCCGACGGGCGGATCGAGATCCAGGCGCTGATCGCGGCGCTCGACGCGCTCGAAGCCGCGTCGGCCTGA
- a CDS encoding SHOCT domain-containing protein: MPGLLRGMARTAVIAGTATSVSNRVSRRQANRWAQQDSGGYDQAPPEQYAPPPAPAAPAVDPIEQLQKLGALHDQGVLTDEEFAIQKSKILNAV, encoded by the coding sequence ATGCCAGGACTGCTGCGCGGGATGGCCCGCACCGCGGTGATCGCCGGAACGGCGACATCCGTCAGCAACCGCGTCTCCCGCCGCCAGGCCAACCGCTGGGCCCAGCAGGACAGCGGCGGCTATGACCAGGCGCCGCCGGAGCAGTACGCCCCGCCGCCCGCGCCCGCCGCCCCGGCGGTCGACCCGATCGAGCAGCTGCAGAAGCTCGGCGCGCTGCACGACCAGGGCGTGCTGACCGACGAGGAGTTCGCGATCCAGAAGAGCAAGATCCTGAACGCGGTCTGA
- a CDS encoding universal stress protein, translating into MSRPVVVSFDGSPPAAAALTVAAGELPGRHLLIVSVWEPGFTTAMLTPTDASGLSFTAPDPNQVVAVDRLQRDHATQIAEAGVALAERLGATAEAVPARDEASVSETLCSIADHHDAALIVVGSRGLGAVKARLLGSTTRRLLHDARRPVLVVRDGDGE; encoded by the coding sequence ATGTCGCGTCCCGTCGTCGTCTCGTTCGACGGCTCGCCCCCGGCGGCGGCCGCGCTCACCGTCGCCGCCGGCGAGCTGCCCGGCCGCCACCTGCTGATCGTGTCGGTCTGGGAGCCGGGCTTCACGACTGCGATGCTGACCCCGACCGACGCGTCGGGCCTGTCGTTCACGGCCCCGGACCCGAACCAGGTCGTCGCGGTCGACCGCCTCCAGCGCGACCACGCGACCCAGATCGCCGAGGCCGGCGTCGCGCTCGCCGAGCGCCTCGGCGCGACCGCCGAGGCGGTCCCCGCCCGCGACGAGGCGAGCGTCTCCGAGACGCTCTGCTCGATCGCCGACCACCACGACGCGGCGCTGATCGTCGTCGGCTCGCGCGGCCTGGGCGCGGTCAAGGCACGCCTGCTCGGCTCGACCACGCGGCGCCTGCTGCACGACGCCCGCCGCCCGGTCCTCGTGGTGCGCGATGGCGACGGCGAGTAG
- a CDS encoding SHOCT domain-containing protein, whose protein sequence is MILAADYPFLDILWTMLVFFLWVMWFWCLIIVLGDVFSRRDIGGWSKAGWTTMLIFVPVLGMLIYLIAHGSDMAERRVQGAQQAQSAMDEHIRTVATGGSHSSNGGPAGEIARAKSLLDSGAITAPEFEQLKARALAT, encoded by the coding sequence ATGATCCTCGCAGCCGATTACCCGTTCTTGGACATCTTGTGGACCATGTTGGTGTTCTTCCTGTGGGTGATGTGGTTCTGGTGCCTCATCATCGTCCTGGGGGACGTCTTCAGCCGTCGTGACATCGGCGGGTGGAGCAAGGCCGGCTGGACGACGATGCTGATCTTCGTCCCGGTGCTGGGCATGTTGATCTACTTGATCGCCCACGGCTCCGACATGGCCGAGCGCCGCGTCCAGGGCGCGCAGCAGGCGCAGTCGGCGATGGACGAGCACATCCGCACGGTCGCCACCGGCGGCTCGCACTCCAGCAACGGCGGCCCCGCGGGCGAGATCGCGCGGGCGAAGTCGCTGTTGGACTCCGGCGCGATCACGGCGCCCGAGTTCGAGCAGCTCAAGGCCCGCGCGCTGGCGACCTGA
- a CDS encoding response regulator transcription factor: MHVHGGVEDGMVRTGPLRVIVADDSYLVRQALEHVLADAEGIEVVAACGDRDTVLLAIAAHHPDVVVSDIRMPPTETDEGIMIAARLRETDPEIGVVILSQFTDPHYGLALLESGSDGRAYLLKERIRYRGQLVAAIESVAEGGSVIDAKVVEALVTARHRSEHSPLNQLTARELEILTFVARGHSNQAIADELVLTKRAVEKHINAIFPKLGLTDAGDVARRVKAALIYLSEQQVAPS; encoded by the coding sequence ATGCACGTGCACGGAGGCGTCGAGGACGGGATGGTCCGGACGGGCCCGCTGCGCGTCATCGTTGCCGACGACTCCTACCTCGTGCGCCAGGCGCTGGAGCACGTGCTCGCGGACGCCGAGGGCATCGAGGTCGTCGCGGCGTGTGGCGACCGCGACACGGTGCTGCTGGCGATCGCCGCCCACCACCCCGACGTCGTCGTCAGCGACATCCGGATGCCACCGACCGAGACCGACGAGGGCATCATGATCGCCGCCAGGCTGCGCGAGACCGACCCGGAGATCGGCGTCGTGATCCTCAGCCAGTTCACCGACCCGCACTACGGCCTGGCGCTGCTGGAGTCCGGCTCCGACGGCCGCGCCTACCTGCTCAAGGAGCGCATCCGCTACCGCGGGCAGCTGGTTGCGGCGATCGAGTCGGTCGCCGAGGGCGGCAGCGTCATCGACGCGAAGGTCGTCGAAGCGCTGGTGACGGCTCGTCATCGGTCAGAGCACTCGCCGCTGAACCAGCTGACCGCGCGCGAGCTGGAGATCCTGACGTTCGTCGCGCGCGGGCACAGCAACCAGGCGATCGCCGACGAGCTGGTCCTGACCAAGCGCGCGGTCGAGAAGCACATCAACGCGATCTTCCCGAAGCTCGGGCTGACCGACGCGGGCGACGTGGCGCGGCGGGTCAAGGCGGCGCTGATCTACCTCAGCGAGCAGCAGGTCGCGCCGAGCTAG
- a CDS encoding sensor histidine kinase: MDVAAPHATHLAGRPVAGTLRTAAAVSCALVLVAVAATLGAGAATEDQAIAALLRATMVAAPLAAGLYARRLAPFERFSRLLLAVGVVSFLTTLSESDDAALYSLGRAAGWTLELLLVVLVLAFPDGPLRGRPDRVLAAAMGAVVAVFYFPTLILTQQFQVPSPYTSCTHDCPDNVFFPFGTDHPGVGRAFLGAGALLVFIIMLFVLVRLRARIGHASAIQRQALLPVLALGVVRQALVGVLIVARQADSTMGFVPTGATLIAWATPAIAIAFLVGLVRMRLAAERSLRSLTAAVRGTPDLRALRRAVAGSFDDPTLVLTVVGPDGPSCWLDVHGAPTPTPVQGEGRCLTLVRDGHGVLAGALDADVALADRPELLEAAAGLVAIALTNARLEAEALAAATEVRESRARIAASADEERRRIERDLHDGAQQRLVAMRIELSIVEDMVQDDPAGAAARIRELEASAEEALEELRSLAHGVRPPLLADRGLHEALRSAIARSGLPATLAEQSVLRYPPEVESAVYFCVLEALQNVAKHARGASHVRLRIDGDTRGELWFDVRDDGDGADDAALVGGVGITNMHDRLAAVGGHLHVVSRRGIGTCVFGRVPATAVSQPQAAQRAR; this comes from the coding sequence ATGGACGTCGCAGCACCCCACGCCACCCACCTCGCCGGACGCCCGGTCGCGGGCACGCTGCGCACTGCGGCCGCGGTCTCCTGCGCGCTCGTCCTCGTGGCGGTCGCGGCGACGCTCGGCGCCGGTGCCGCCACCGAGGACCAGGCGATCGCGGCGCTCCTGCGCGCCACGATGGTCGCCGCGCCGCTGGCCGCCGGCCTCTACGCGCGCCGCCTGGCGCCGTTCGAGCGCTTCTCGCGGCTGCTGCTCGCCGTCGGCGTCGTGTCGTTCCTCACGACGCTGTCCGAGAGCGACGACGCGGCGCTCTACAGCCTCGGGCGGGCCGCCGGCTGGACGCTCGAGCTGCTGCTCGTCGTGCTCGTCCTGGCGTTCCCCGACGGCCCGCTGCGCGGCCGCCCGGACCGCGTGCTGGCCGCTGCGATGGGCGCGGTCGTCGCGGTCTTCTACTTCCCGACGCTGATCCTCACCCAGCAGTTCCAGGTCCCCAGCCCGTACACGTCGTGCACCCACGACTGCCCCGACAACGTGTTCTTCCCGTTCGGGACCGACCACCCCGGAGTCGGCAGGGCGTTCCTCGGCGCGGGCGCGCTGCTGGTCTTCATCATCATGTTGTTCGTGCTCGTGCGCCTGCGCGCGCGGATCGGCCACGCCAGCGCGATCCAGCGCCAGGCGCTGCTGCCGGTCCTCGCGCTCGGCGTGGTGCGCCAGGCGCTCGTCGGCGTCCTGATCGTCGCCCGCCAGGCCGACAGCACGATGGGCTTCGTCCCGACCGGCGCGACGCTGATCGCCTGGGCGACGCCCGCGATCGCGATCGCGTTCCTGGTGGGGTTGGTCCGGATGCGGCTGGCCGCCGAGCGCTCGCTGCGCTCGCTGACGGCCGCCGTGCGCGGGACGCCGGACCTGCGCGCGCTGCGCCGGGCGGTCGCCGGCTCGTTCGACGACCCGACGCTGGTGCTGACCGTCGTGGGTCCGGACGGCCCGAGCTGCTGGCTCGACGTCCACGGCGCGCCCACGCCGACGCCGGTGCAGGGCGAGGGCCGCTGCCTGACGCTCGTCCGCGACGGCCACGGCGTCCTGGCCGGCGCGCTGGACGCCGACGTCGCGCTCGCCGACCGCCCGGAGCTGCTGGAGGCCGCCGCCGGCCTCGTGGCGATCGCGCTGACCAACGCGCGGCTGGAGGCCGAGGCCTTGGCCGCGGCCACCGAGGTGCGCGAGTCGCGCGCGCGGATCGCCGCGTCCGCCGACGAGGAGCGGCGCCGCATCGAGCGCGACCTCCACGACGGCGCCCAGCAGCGGCTGGTGGCGATGCGCATCGAGCTGAGCATCGTGGAGGACATGGTCCAGGACGACCCCGCCGGGGCGGCCGCGCGGATCCGCGAGCTGGAGGCCTCGGCCGAGGAGGCGCTGGAGGAGCTGCGCTCGCTGGCCCACGGCGTCCGGCCGCCGCTGCTGGCCGACCGCGGGCTGCACGAGGCGCTGCGCTCCGCGATCGCCCGCTCCGGCCTGCCGGCGACGCTGGCCGAGCAGAGCGTCCTGCGCTACCCGCCCGAGGTCGAGAGCGCTGTGTACTTCTGCGTGCTCGAGGCGCTGCAGAACGTCGCCAAGCACGCCCGCGGCGCCAGCCACGTCCGCCTCCGGATCGACGGCGACACGCGCGGCGAGCTGTGGTTCGACGTGCGCGACGACGGCGACGGCGCCGACGACGCCGCGCTGGTGGGCGGCGTCGGCATCACCAACATGCACGACCGTCTCGCCGCCGTTGGCGGCCACCTGCACGTGGTCTCACGTCGCGGGATCGGCACGTGCGTGTTCGGGCGCGTGCCGGCGACCGCCGTGAGCCAGCCACAGGCGGCGCAGCGTGCGCGGTGA
- a CDS encoding LuxR C-terminal-related transcriptional regulator — protein MAAAATALPLRAAPAPPRAGEVERERLTRRLLAAREPVIVLRAPAGYGKTTILTAWARSDPRAFAWLRPGGAVTGARDRVHVLDGWPAPALGDPAGPAARLGPGSQLVIATRMAVPLGRLRAQHDVLELGPADLAMTHGEAAALMAASGAPVRGAALAAPLAVAEGWPALLSLAAQAIAAAPDPASAARRFGAGDQHVIDYILDEVVAPLPPRVARFARRAALLDVLDATRCDELLGGRDGAALLAEAQARGLPLTRVQRAGPPRWCLHPLAAAVLRDDLRAREPDAEPALRRRASRLCEARGDVEAAIGHALAVHDVARAGGLLWQRGAAYAWEGRATDLARWLDALPPGAAERHATVALTVAMHAAPRLALGRADRALAAADVTLQRAPAELVDSLRAGADALRAFTSGTAGAGALQAAGERAAAGAADGEPARALAALLTGAGRLLGDDAAGAVAPLEDGVRRAFVTAPAIAALCEAELALAALCGPDDDQDEGLRRAERASARVTAHGLGDRAALALVAAVTALARAQAGRYDDARAGAEAAAALLAGRDAVPPWLGAQVALALGRALVRLHDPSAARARIAEARRLAARLPDAAALHAWCEQSAAVLDALDAPGDLSLTPAELRVLRRLPSHLSCREIGALQHVSANTIKSQVHAIYRKLGVSSRSTAVARATELGLL, from the coding sequence ATGGCCGCCGCCGCGACAGCCCTCCCGCTCCGCGCCGCACCGGCGCCGCCCCGCGCCGGTGAGGTCGAGCGCGAGCGGCTGACGCGACGGCTGCTCGCGGCACGCGAGCCGGTGATCGTGCTGCGCGCGCCCGCCGGCTACGGCAAGACCACCATCTTGACGGCGTGGGCCCGCAGCGACCCGCGCGCGTTCGCGTGGCTGCGCCCCGGTGGCGCGGTGACCGGCGCGCGCGACCGCGTCCACGTCCTCGACGGCTGGCCGGCCCCCGCCCTGGGGGATCCAGCGGGACCGGCCGCCCGGCTGGGCCCGGGTTCGCAGCTCGTCATCGCCACGCGCATGGCTGTCCCCCTTGGCCGCCTGCGCGCGCAGCACGACGTGCTGGAGCTCGGGCCCGCCGACCTCGCCATGACCCACGGCGAGGCCGCCGCGCTGATGGCCGCCTCCGGCGCACCGGTCCGCGGCGCGGCGCTGGCGGCGCCGTTGGCGGTCGCCGAGGGCTGGCCCGCGCTCCTGTCGCTGGCCGCGCAGGCGATCGCCGCGGCACCGGACCCGGCGAGCGCCGCCCGCCGCTTCGGCGCCGGCGACCAACATGTCATCGACTACATCTTGGATGAGGTCGTCGCGCCGCTGCCACCGCGCGTCGCCCGCTTCGCTCGGCGTGCCGCGCTGCTCGACGTCCTCGACGCCACCCGCTGCGACGAGCTGCTCGGCGGCCGCGATGGCGCCGCGCTGCTGGCCGAGGCCCAGGCGCGCGGGCTGCCGCTGACCCGCGTGCAGCGCGCCGGGCCGCCGCGCTGGTGCCTGCACCCGCTGGCCGCGGCGGTCCTGCGCGACGACCTCCGGGCCCGCGAGCCCGACGCCGAGCCGGCGCTGCGCCGCCGCGCCTCGCGGCTGTGCGAGGCGCGCGGCGACGTCGAGGCCGCGATCGGCCACGCGCTCGCCGTGCACGACGTCGCGCGCGCGGGCGGGTTGCTGTGGCAGCGCGGCGCGGCCTACGCGTGGGAGGGCCGCGCGACCGACCTCGCGCGCTGGCTGGACGCGCTGCCGCCCGGCGCCGCCGAGCGCCACGCGACCGTTGCGCTGACGGTCGCGATGCACGCCGCGCCGCGGCTCGCGCTGGGCCGCGCCGACCGCGCGCTGGCCGCCGCGGACGTGACGCTGCAGCGCGCGCCGGCCGAGTTGGTGGACTCGCTGCGCGCGGGCGCGGACGCGCTGCGCGCGTTCACGTCCGGGACCGCCGGCGCGGGCGCGCTGCAGGCCGCGGGCGAGCGCGCCGCGGCCGGCGCGGCCGACGGCGAGCCAGCGCGCGCGCTGGCGGCGCTGCTGACCGGCGCGGGCCGCCTGCTCGGCGACGACGCCGCGGGCGCGGTGGCGCCGCTGGAGGACGGGGTCCGGCGTGCGTTCGTCACCGCGCCCGCGATCGCCGCGCTGTGCGAGGCCGAGCTGGCGCTCGCCGCGCTGTGCGGCCCCGACGACGACCAAGATGAAGGCCTACGCCGCGCCGAGCGCGCGAGCGCGCGCGTCACCGCCCACGGGCTCGGCGACCGCGCGGCGCTCGCGCTCGTCGCCGCGGTCACGGCGCTGGCCCGCGCGCAGGCCGGGCGCTACGACGACGCGCGCGCCGGCGCCGAGGCGGCCGCCGCGCTGCTGGCCGGGCGCGACGCGGTCCCGCCGTGGCTCGGCGCGCAGGTCGCGCTCGCCCTCGGCCGCGCGCTGGTGCGCCTGCACGACCCGTCCGCCGCGCGCGCCCGGATCGCCGAGGCGCGCCGCCTCGCCGCGCGCCTGCCCGACGCCGCCGCCCTGCACGCCTGGTGCGAGCAGAGCGCCGCCGTGCTGGACGCGCTCGACGCCCCCGGCGACCTCTCGCTCACCCCCGCCGAGCTGCGCGTCCTGCGGCGCCTGCCGAGCCACCTGTCCTGCCGCGAGATCGGCGCGCTGCAGCACGTCTCGGCCAACACCATCAAGTCGCAGGTCCACGCGATCTACCGCAAGCTCGGCGTCAGCTCCCGCTCGACCGCCGTCGCCCGCGCCACCGAGCTCGGCCTGCTCTAG
- a CDS encoding response regulator transcription factor, with the protein MVTVLAVDDQAVFRHTVRELIAATDEFQQVAEATTGEQALRLAAELHPDLVLVDVRMPGMDGIETARRLHDQDRNAVIVLVSLEAMVDLPAAVTQSGAAAHIRKQDLSPRTLRRLWLAHGGRRHAPEHARADPAT; encoded by the coding sequence ATGGTGACGGTGCTGGCGGTCGACGATCAGGCGGTGTTCCGGCACACCGTCCGAGAGCTGATCGCCGCCACCGACGAGTTCCAGCAGGTCGCGGAGGCCACCACGGGCGAGCAGGCGCTGCGGCTGGCCGCCGAGCTGCATCCCGACCTCGTCCTCGTCGACGTGCGGATGCCGGGCATGGACGGCATCGAGACCGCACGACGTCTGCACGATCAGGATCGCAACGCCGTCATCGTGTTGGTGTCCTTGGAGGCGATGGTCGACCTTCCGGCCGCGGTCACGCAGTCGGGCGCCGCGGCGCACATCCGCAAGCAGGACCTGTCACCGCGCACGCTGCGCCGCCTGTGGCTGGCTCACGGCGGTCGCCGGCACGCGCCCGAACACGCACGTGCCGATCCCGCGACGTGA
- a CDS encoding acyl-CoA dehydrogenase family protein, translated as MSTRERLEPEQLRASVEAFVDDVVLPNVAAWDREDELPDGVLGRLVELGMTGALVPSEYGGGGLGVADLWPAWRVLSRGWISLTGAINPTNLATTLLVRHGTEAQRERWLPGIAAGAVLASFSITEPQAGSDLGRLETSARRAEDGRGGLVLDGDKRWVAGGVSSDVVFLMASVGGDEKPSCVILPADGRDSPSWRLEEIDKLGYRGVESAAYAFTDHHAPGAEVLGDEAGAGARQMLDALDIGRVNVACRALGIVDRALACAVEESTGRAIGDGVLGDHTHAQLRVGELVARRAAVAALVESAARAVDAGADTARELSTAAKVVASDTAVWAVDRAARLAASRSFAAGDELARLRRDAPQTQIGEGANDALLMALAKPALG; from the coding sequence ATGAGCACTCGTGAGCGTCTTGAGCCCGAGCAGTTGCGTGCGTCCGTGGAGGCGTTCGTCGACGACGTGGTGTTGCCGAACGTCGCGGCGTGGGATCGGGAGGATGAGCTGCCCGATGGCGTGTTGGGGCGGTTGGTCGAGCTGGGGATGACGGGCGCGCTCGTGCCGTCGGAGTACGGCGGTGGTGGGCTGGGCGTGGCGGACCTGTGGCCGGCGTGGCGGGTGCTGTCGCGCGGATGGATCTCGCTGACGGGCGCGATCAACCCCACCAACTTGGCGACGACGCTGCTCGTCCGCCACGGCACCGAGGCTCAGCGGGAACGATGGCTGCCCGGGATCGCGGCGGGGGCGGTGCTTGCGTCGTTCTCGATCACCGAGCCGCAGGCGGGCAGCGACCTGGGGCGCCTCGAGACGAGCGCGCGGAGGGCGGAGGACGGCCGCGGCGGGCTCGTGCTCGACGGCGACAAGCGCTGGGTCGCGGGCGGCGTCTCCAGCGACGTGGTCTTCCTGATGGCCTCGGTCGGCGGCGACGAGAAGCCGTCGTGCGTGATCCTGCCGGCCGACGGCCGCGACTCGCCGTCGTGGCGGCTCGAGGAGATCGACAAGCTCGGCTACCGCGGCGTCGAGTCCGCCGCCTACGCCTTCACCGACCACCACGCGCCGGGCGCCGAGGTGCTCGGCGACGAGGCGGGCGCGGGCGCGCGGCAGATGCTCGACGCGCTCGACATCGGCCGCGTCAACGTCGCCTGCCGGGCGCTGGGGATCGTCGACCGGGCGCTGGCCTGCGCGGTGGAGGAGTCGACCGGCCGCGCGATCGGCGACGGCGTGCTGGGCGACCACACGCACGCGCAGCTGCGCGTCGGTGAGCTGGTGGCGCGCCGCGCCGCGGTCGCCGCGCTGGTCGAGAGCGCGGCGCGCGCGGTCGACGCCGGCGCCGACACGGCGCGCGAGCTGTCGACCGCGGCCAAGGTCGTCGCCTCCGACACCGCGGTGTGGGCCGTCGACCGCGCCGCGCGGCTGGCCGCCAGCCGCTCCTTCGCCGCCGGCGACGAGCTCGCCCGGCTGCGCCGCGACGCCCCGCAGACCCAGATCGGCGAGGGCGCCAACGACGCGTTGTTGATGGCCTTGGCGAAGCCCGCGCTGGGCTGA
- a CDS encoding MFS transporter, protein MATASSATPAPVPAPSAAANAKADAGMLPILVLAAAQFVMVLDSSVMNVSISQIVADLNTTVQGVQAAITFYTLVMAALMLLGAKLGDVLGRTRAFSIGLAIYGLGSLTTALSPNLAVLLIGWSTIEGIGAALVIPAIMALIVATYSGRRRATAFGIVGGAAGAAIATGPLIGGWVTTELSWRYVFVGEVVVVIGVLIARRRVLPDIRPVNPPKLDLVGAALAGGGLALAVFGILKSSTWGWVEPLAVPEIGGHAITPLGFSVVPFLILAGIGLLMGFAAWEERQERLRRDPLLDRRLLRIPPLRAGLAALAAQQLTLLGTFFVLPVYLQLVLGLNAFDTGKRLFPMSVTMFVAALAGPRLAAGFAPKRVAQAGFAALAAAAFLLLDTIAPELDGTSFTIALALFGLGAGLLISQLGNIIMSSSPEDKTNETGGLQGTAQNLGASLGTALIGSILIAALTAGFTSRVEQNPKVPKAAQQQLAETAREGIPVVATAEVQDAARRAGASARQAEAIASDYADAELDALRRALGAVGALSLLSLWFTRRLPGRTNEKR, encoded by the coding sequence ATGGCGACGGCGAGTAGCGCGACGCCCGCACCCGTCCCCGCGCCGTCGGCGGCTGCGAACGCGAAGGCCGACGCGGGGATGCTGCCGATCCTCGTCCTCGCCGCCGCGCAGTTCGTGATGGTGCTGGACAGCAGCGTCATGAACGTGTCGATCTCGCAGATCGTCGCGGACCTCAACACGACCGTCCAGGGCGTCCAGGCCGCGATCACGTTCTACACCTTGGTCATGGCCGCGCTGATGCTGCTGGGCGCCAAGCTCGGCGACGTCCTCGGCCGCACCCGTGCGTTCTCGATCGGCCTGGCGATCTACGGCCTCGGCTCGCTGACCACCGCGCTGAGCCCGAACCTGGCCGTCCTGCTGATCGGCTGGTCGACGATCGAGGGCATCGGCGCCGCGCTGGTGATCCCGGCGATCATGGCGCTGATCGTCGCGACGTACTCGGGCAGGCGCCGCGCGACCGCGTTCGGGATCGTCGGCGGCGCGGCCGGCGCGGCGATCGCCACCGGCCCGCTGATCGGCGGCTGGGTCACGACCGAGCTGAGCTGGCGCTACGTCTTCGTCGGCGAGGTCGTCGTGGTCATCGGCGTCCTGATCGCGCGCCGCCGCGTCCTGCCCGACATCAGGCCCGTCAACCCGCCCAAGCTCGACCTGGTCGGCGCCGCGCTGGCCGGCGGCGGCCTCGCCCTCGCGGTCTTCGGGATCCTCAAGAGCTCGACCTGGGGCTGGGTCGAGCCGCTGGCGGTCCCGGAGATCGGCGGCCACGCGATCACGCCGCTCGGGTTCAGCGTCGTCCCGTTCCTGATCCTGGCCGGCATCGGCCTGCTGATGGGCTTCGCCGCCTGGGAGGAGCGCCAGGAACGCCTCAGGCGCGACCCGCTCCTGGACCGTAGGCTGCTGCGCATCCCGCCGCTGAGGGCCGGCCTCGCCGCGCTCGCCGCCCAGCAGCTGACGCTGCTCGGGACGTTCTTCGTGCTGCCGGTCTACCTCCAGCTCGTCCTCGGCCTCAACGCGTTCGACACCGGCAAGCGCCTGTTCCCGATGTCGGTGACGATGTTCGTCGCCGCGCTCGCCGGCCCGCGGCTGGCCGCGGGCTTCGCGCCCAAGCGCGTCGCGCAGGCCGGCTTCGCCGCGCTGGCCGCCGCTGCGTTCCTGCTGCTCGACACGATCGCGCCGGAGCTCGACGGCACCAGCTTCACGATCGCGCTGGCGCTGTTCGGCCTCGGCGCGGGCCTGCTGATCTCCCAGCTGGGCAACATCATCATGTCGTCCTCGCCCGAGGACAAGACCAACGAGACCGGCGGCCTGCAGGGCACCGCCCAGAACCTCGGCGCCTCGCTGGGCACCGCGCTGATCGGCTCGATCCTGATCGCGGCGCTGACCGCCGGCTTCACCTCCCGCGTCGAGCAGAACCCGAAGGTCCCGAAGGCCGCCCAGCAGCAGCTCGCCGAGACCGCGCGCGAGGGGATCCCCGTCGTGGCGACCGCCGAGGTGCAGGACGCGGCCCGCAGGGCCGGCGCGAGCGCCCGGCAGGCCGAGGCGATCGCGAGCGACTACGCCGACGCCGAGCTCGACGCGCTGCGCCGCGCGCTGGGTGCCGTCGGCGCGTTGTCCCTGCTCTCGCTGTGGTTCACGCGGCGCCTGCCTGGTCGGACAAACGAAAAACGGTGA